The Arachis ipaensis cultivar K30076 chromosome B10, Araip1.1, whole genome shotgun sequence DNA window AAGAAAAATTGTATAAATTATTGTACttagtcaattttttttaagCTCGTGTATAAAATTACAGTGGTTTAAAACTGTTGCAATTTTTCTTAAAAACGTACACAAATTTACAGAAGTTGTGTAAccatttgtaattattttttagattCACTTATCATCAACCTGATTAGTGGCGGTTATACAAAAGGTTCTTAAAAATCGTCGCAGAATCAAATGCCCACGCTCTAAACCGCAACGGTTACCGAACCGCTAGTATGTTGTTTGCGGTGGTTAAACACCGCCACAATTTTACAAAAAACCGCCGCTATTCGGCGTATCCCTTATAGTGAAAATAACCACTGATACTAGACATTCCTATTAAATTAATCAAAAAAACGGATGAGAAGAATGATTGAGATGTTTATGGAGAATACTAATGGTTTGTAGATCCTTTTATAACTGACTAACTTTTGTCGTACTGTATCTTGTTTATAGTGAAAACTTTTTAATTCATCagcatgtatctcgtttacactataaacgattTCACTTTGAGCATATATCgattacagtgtaaacgagatacgtagATCTCATTATTTCCCACGTATCCCACGTTTATAAACATGATACGTGCAATCCGAGATGTGTCCTATcttatttacactgtaaacgagatatgctCAAAGTGAAATCATTTatagtgtaaatgagataagtaAAGAGATAGATTTCGGTAAAAATACTACAAATTACCTATtccaatattttatttatttaaaaaaatcctagaTTTAGCTTAAACATTAAATGATGATAAAATTAAGAGGCctactacacatacaagtcttctTGGCATACAATTTCATACAAGTTGGCCCAAACTCAATAAAAACAATCCTCAGTTTAGATTGCGTGTAAACACGTGCAAACACGTGCTTCAACTCTTGAATAGCGCAAAAACTATTATGACAAACAGTTCTTCTCCCTCAATCAAATCCGTAACACTCAAAATTTAGACAAGGATCAAAATCTCTCAAAACTCTCTCAAAATCATCGCAAAAAGTGAAAGAAGTTTCGAAACTGAATATGAAAATAattatgagaaaataaaataagaagatgaagcagaagaagcagcagaccatgaggaggaggaagaggaagagttttaaattatgtagaacttatcagtacaaaaataccaaaaattattaaacaatacacataaatatcttcgttttacaccgaaatttgctgcaaatataaaaaaaatatttcctttaatgctgcatttttttcttcttttttccttatttctttctttcttttagttgaatgaatgtaactTCAttctctttcaagtaattttgctgtattatgtgtttttttttcttctttgtttgatttttttgtttatatttttgttaagagagtaaaacaagaagaaacttaagaaggtaaaacaagaaaaaggtaaataagaaaaaaaaagaaaaagaagatggtgatgatgatgatgatgaaaaaaagaagaagtagTAGTAGaaaatgaggaggagaaagagaaagagttttgaattatgtagaacttatcaatacaaaaacaccaaaaattcttaaacaatacacataaatatcttcattttacaccaaaatttgagaatctaggctttctatcctagtcactaatcatatTACAATAATgatcaagagctaatcctatttagtcatcttcaacatcggaagaaggtacaatgttatcttcaacataggaagaaagtcaaatcggcctagttaatctcaatccaaaagtcctaatcaactcactaattgtattagcaagagattagagtcaatggcaacaatattaactaacaactctagatcaccaacataagttgggtatcaatgactcaagatttcctaatttctctttccaagtcaagaatgctcaaaaagctactctaacatccaaccaagtattttatcaaacacttggaaggcataaaaggaaatcatcataaaattacaagaataataaatctacaactacccaatgcaagaaataacaataataactaaagaaagcaacattaaacatgaaatacctcaagttgcattaaaaaaattgaaattgacaagagtgttcataaatataaaaatgacataaaagagaaattaacaaaaggAACTAAGAGAACAAGGATGTAGAAgcaagaaattgcaaagaaaacaagatgaaaacaagaattaaaccctagatctaagagaaattaacctaattctaacctaattctagagagaatagggAGCTtccctctctagaaaactacctaaagcatgatcctaagctaatctaatttctccccccttgttccctcttgaattctgcatcaaatagcctcagaaatgagttggatttgggcttggaaaGCTCGGAAATTGCCCCAgcgtattcactttaatgaggtcacgtgatcagcgtcacgcgtgcgcgtggtcgaCGCGTGCCCGTCGCTTGCAAATTTCCTCCtcatgcgtacacgtgggtgacacgtgcgcgtggccATTAATGTCCTccacacgcgtacgcatggatgatgtgtgcgcgtggccttgagtcgtccaaatgctcatttttttcatgatttctccactttgcatgcttttctcttcacttcttccatccattccttgccttatgaacctaaaatcactcaacaaacatatcaaggcatgcattgaatggaattaaagtgaattagatttggctattttaaggcctaaaaaagcatgttttcactcttaagcacaaatttagggagaattacaaaagcatgctatttcattgaataaatgtgagataaatggataaaattccctaaattcaacacaagataaaccaagcAGCTTACTTACTAGCTTTGTTCAAGTGGCTGTCATCACCATGAAGAATCAGAAACTTTGTGTTCCTGATTCAAACTTTGATCAGTATTATCAAGGCAATGACAAAGAGCTGGTGTTTTCAACGGATAGCCTAAGGTATTTTATTGATAATTTTTTTCTTCATAATTCTCTTCTTTTCATTTCACGGTGAATACTTCTTTCATTAAAGAAGATGCAAATTTTGTCTCCATTCGATTAACTTTTTTCATTATATATTGATTAATGAAATCTTTTGCTAACATTTTCAAAGGCAATTTGTTAGTGCCTTAAGTAAAGGTTCACTTTGACTTTTGAGAATGTAGCCAAATTTAAATTAGtcctcaatatttcaaaaatagCAATTCACTTCTTGAAGTTAAACTTTCTAATTTATGACTAAGATAAAGAGTCAAACCGAATCACACAAACCGTAATTTTAAGGACTAAATTGCTAGTATTCGAATCTCAAGGACCAATTTAAAACATGGTCGCAATCTCGAGGACCGAAATGAACATTTACTCAGTTGATCTCTTTTTGCAACATTCTACTTTTGTAAGAATGCAGagtaattttgtaatttattagtACTTGTCctaaatttgaacaaaaattatcatattattatttctttctaggTTTTTGAACAAAGCTTCCATAATAAAAAATCCAGAAAATGACATAAATCCAGAATGTTCAATCAAAGATCCATGGAGCCTATGCATCGTAGGACAAGTCGAGTCGCTGAAATCGTTGCTTTGAGTCCTTTCCATATGGACTATCGGCATCTTCTTGATGGTTTTTCTGAGCTCATTCTCCACTCTCCAAGCAAACATCATAGATACAGTTGAGGCTTCaagttttcattaatttttttttcattgttttattttatgatttgtatGTTGATATTGAATGAGGAGTGAACTAAGACATGTTGATAAATACATTTTTTTAGGATTAGTATAAGGACCAAATTTTTTATGTACTatttatcactttttttttttatgtatgaaATGTCTATAGAGATTAAGtgttaaaagtattttttttcttttcttattttatttgcatCACGAAGCAAATTTGtacaatgattattgattaatgaaAGAGGCTATAAAAATTTCATTTTGTGAATTTGtaaatttaatgaaatatttcatgttgtagtaattaattttattttatatatatatatttatatatatatatatatatttttttagattaaagaaatttgtataaatttatattaaaaaatgatTTATATGTGAAAAATATTTGTAAAATTAATTGTCAAATAAAGGCTTAAAATTTATAATGTTTACGTCCGACAGTGCAGTTTAATAATACACAAAGGAAAAATGATCGGACAATAATGGAAGAACCTTTCGTATTTTATTAGGCCTCTTCTTGCGAATACAAGGAAACTTGGATTTCCAATTAAAGTCAAGACTCCAATGATAAAATGGTAAATCAAATATAATATTTGTTCCGAataattctttcttttttctacATTATTTGATACTATAGTAAATTGAGTTTGTTTTAAAATGTTTTGAGTTTGTTGATACTATAGTAAATTAGTAATGCATTTATTATTATCTGTAATTTCACCAACACCAAAGAAAAACATTGGTTTCATAGAAACTAATTTTCNNNNNNNNNNNATAACCCAAGGATAGAAAATTTGTtaacaaattaataattttttacggGGACATTGTTAATTTTAAGTTTTGAACTATCATACTAGGAGTCTCTCTAGGTGTTGTTatatattttattgaaaaaaaaaatcatataaagaaagatcttttcaaattttttgataactttagaaattttttttataacatcacttgaaaaattagaaaaatatctttttctgagaaattatattgttATCTTCTAAAAACTGAAGTTGTTGATAATTATGACGTGTAAGGAAGTTCAAagataaaatatctttttttaatattACATTCTAATTAAACATTAACAAAAAAATACCGATAGATATATATCCAAACATATAAACTTTGTTAATGAAGATTTACTGATTTAACAAACCTTATATATGCACGCACGGCTCGCGACACTGATGAAAATAATGTGTGCTTGTGAATTCAATGAATTAACATGCATATTTATCATATCAATTTATTCATGGTCTGAAGCAGTTAAGTTCTACACGTCAAGATTTGCAAATTGCAATGGGATTCATTTTACCATGCTAACAATTCCATCATTTCTCAAAATCAGATACTTCAAAGTTCAGAACTAGTGCATGCATGCAAGGTGATTGGTCTTTTATCTAGCTCCTTGTTATTGGATTCAAGTGCTTGGAGGTTTTTTGGACTTAGgaactttaatttatttaagcATTATCGTATatactttaaaataaaaatctatatTAGGACACctgaaaattattaaaatggcatccatgtcaatcaACAGTTTATACACATATATATCCCACGAAGAAAAAGAAATGTANNNNNNNNNNNNNNNNNNNNNNNNNNNNNNNNNNNNNNNNNNNNNNNNNNNNNNNNNNNNNNNNNNNNNNNNNNNNNNNNNNNNNNNNNNNNNNNNNNNAATAACCTCTTGACAACATCTGAATATTATGAATCAGATTAAATTCTATTAAATAATGGTACATGTGTAGTTCAATGTTCTATCTTAGTTATTCATATTGGTTATTAATCTTAAATTTCACAAATTACTGCATGCACTTTACATTACACAAAACTTAATCAGTGTTAAAAGATTTGCAGTTAATAACCATTGTTATTTTGAGTTTTATGCTAATTACGAAATGTCTTATATTTCAATTGAagtataattaattaaaactaTTGTATCATTACTactcttatatatataataatataaaatttgaaaatatttgtNNNNNNNNNNNNNNNNNNNNNNNNNNNNNNNNNNNNNNNNNNNNNNNNNNNNNNNNNNNNNNNNNNNNNNNNTTTTactcaaataaaataagatgAATATTTACATAAAAATATTATGTGAAGAAGATAAACATAATATAAACATATGTTATATTTCAATCATCATTTTTCCATAAAAACATATagtatatatattatatagtCACCATAATACTATACTAAAAGAGAGTGTGAATTCATACATCATTAGTCTGTATTCAAATAAGTTTCGCACCTCCTCTCCCATCTTATCAATGTGCGCGTGCGTGCAGTTGAGTACTATACAACGTACCAAATAATGAGAGGACGGAGCACTTTGAAGAAGAAAGTGCATGAACCAGACTCCAATACCTGGCTTATATAAACCCCATGCCCCTAATCCCTTTTCACGCATcaattttatcatttttaattaGCTTCCTCTGAATTATTTACTTGTTCCAAAATGCCTTCTTCGTCTACACCAATTACTATAATCTCAAGATGCACCGTTGTCCCTCACAAACCCTCAACACTCAACGACCTCAAGCTTTCAATCTCAGACCTCAACATGCTCTCTTGTCACTACATCCAAAAGGGATGTATCTACGCTGCACCCTCACTCCCTCAAACCACTCTAATCCAATCCCTTAAAACCTCACTCTCACAAACCCTCTCCATCTTTCCTCCCCTCGCCGGAACCTTCCGAACCTCAGGTTCCGGCCATGTCTACGTCCATTCTAATGACTCCGGCGTCCATTTCATCCACGCCGCGGCTTCTGCAGTTTCTGTCTCCGACCTCTTGTCCTCAAAGGACGTCCCCAACACCTTCCAACAACTCTTCCCCTTCCACAAGAAACTAAACTACACCGCTCATTTCTCTCCGATCATGGCCGTTCAGGTCACCGAGCTCGCCGATGGTGTCTTCATCGGCGTCGCCGTCAACCATGCCGTCACCGACGGAGCCTCCCTCTGGCACTTCTTCAACACCTTCGCTGAATTCTCCAGGGGAGCCGCATCGCCGTCGAGGCTCCCGGACTTCCGCCGGGACTCAATTCTGGTCTCCGAAGCCGTCCTCCGGCTCCCGGACGGCGACCTTAAGGTCTCCTTCAATGCCAACGAGCCCTTGCGCGAGAGGATCTTCGGCTTCAGCCGTGAATCCATTCGGAGGCTGAAAGCAGAAGCAAATCGCCGCGCACCGCCGGAGAATCAAATCTGCAGCGAAGACGGCTGCTCCGCCGTTGAGTTGATGGCGAAGATGAGCAACGACACGAAATTGAAAACGGTTGCTGAAAACAAACCACATAGTGAAATCGTTGAGATCTCGTCCTTTCAGTCCCTCTGCGCGCTGACTTGGCGTGCCGTTACGCGCGCGAGGAAGATTCCGTTATCCAAAACGACGACGTTTAGAATGGCGGTTAACGTTCGCAGCAGAATGGAGCCGAAGCTTGGGGATAACTACTTTGGGAACGCGATTCAGAGCTTTGCCACGTGTGCGACCGCGGAAGAAGTAGTGTGCAGGGACCTTTCGTGGAGCGCAAAGCAGCTGAACAAGAGCGTGAGGGCGTACGATAGCGATGCGGTGAAGCGCGCCATAGAGGATTGGGAGTGCGAGCCACAGTGCTTCGCTTTGGGGAACCACGACGGCGCCACGGTGCAGATGGGGAGCTCTCCGCGGTTTCCTATGTACGATAATGATTTCGGGTGGGGGAAACCAGTGGCTGTGAGGAGCGGCGCCGCCAATAAGTTCGACGGAAAGATGTCGGCGTTTCCTGGGAGGGATGGCGGCGGTTCCGTGGACTTGGAGGTGGTCTTGGCGCCCGATGCTATGGCGGCTCTTGAGTGTGACGACGAGTTCATGCTCTATGCATCTGGGTGATGTGGACACGTGTCAGTATCTTGTGGAATTTAGCAGTTAGTGATGCTGTCGTGTCGTACAATATACCGTTGGATCGTGTTTGAGTCATGTAACGCATGCAATAAGAGTAGCATGTAGTGGCTGCGGCTTGAATGAATAGTTAAATGGTTGGG harbors:
- the LOC107621881 gene encoding uncharacterized acetyltransferase At3g50280-like encodes the protein MPSSSTPITIISRCTVVPHKPSTLNDLKLSISDLNMLSCHYIQKGCIYAAPSLPQTTLIQSLKTSLSQTLSIFPPLAGTFRTSGSGHVYVHSNDSGVHFIHAAASAVSVSDLLSSKDVPNTFQQLFPFHKKLNYTAHFSPIMAVQVTELADGVFIGVAVNHAVTDGASLWHFFNTFAEFSRGAASPSRLPDFRRDSILVSEAVLRLPDGDLKVSFNANEPLRERIFGFSRESIRRLKAEANRRAPPENQICSEDGCSAVELMAKMSNDTKLKTVAENKPHSEIVEISSFQSLCALTWRAVTRARKIPLSKTTTFRMAVNVRSRMEPKLGDNYFGNAIQSFATCATAEEVVCRDLSWSAKQLNKSVRAYDSDAVKRAIEDWECEPQCFALGNHDGATVQMGSSPRFPMYDNDFGWGKPVAVRSGAANKFDGKMSAFPGRDGGGSVDLEVVLAPDAMAALECDDEFMLYASG